A genome region from Hevea brasiliensis isolate MT/VB/25A 57/8 chromosome 9, ASM3005281v1, whole genome shotgun sequence includes the following:
- the LOC110639404 gene encoding probable serine/threonine-protein kinase PBL9, protein MGVCLSAQIKAESPCNTGLSSKHVSTDGNDHSTSSKVSSVSVPPTPRSEGEILQSSNLKSFSFSDLKMATRNFRPDSVLGEGGFGSVFKGWIDEHSFTAAKPGTGLVVAVKRLNQEGFQGHKEWLAEVNYLGQFCHPHLVKLIGYCLEDEHRLLAYEFMPRGSLENHLFRRGSYFQPLSWNLRLKVALGAAKGLAFLHSAENKVIYRDFKTSNILLDSKYNAKLSDFGLAKDGPTGDKSHVSTRVMGTYGYAAPEYLATGHLSAKSDVYSFGVVLLEMLSGRRAIDKNRPSGEHNLVEWAKPYLANKRKIFRVLDNRLEGQYSMDVAYKAATLALRCLSTEPKFRPNTDEIETLLEQLQDSKENGSTNTPSSNAPRIRRRSADDASGGRSAAAYPRPSASPLCA, encoded by the exons ATGGGGGTTTGCTTGAGCGCCCAAATTAAAGCTGAGAGCCCATGTAACACAG GGCTGAGTTCAAAACATGTTAGCACAGATGGGAATGATCATAGCACAAGTAGCAAGGTCTCATCAGTTTCAGTGCCACCAACTCCTAGGAGCGAAGGTGAGATCTTGCAATCCTCCAATCTAAAGAGCTTCAGCTTTTCTGATCTCAAGATGGCCACAAGGAATTTCCGTCCTGATAGTGTCTTAGGAGAAggtggttttggttcagtttttaaGGGTTGGATTGATGAGCATTCATTTACTGCTGCCAAGCCTGGAACTGGATTGGTTGTTGCCGTGAAAAGGCTTAACCAAGAGGGTTTCCAAGGACACAAGGAGTGGTTG GCTGAAGTAAATTATCTGGGACAATTTTGTCATCCTCATCTTGTGAAGCTGATTGGTTATTGCTTGGAGGATGAACACAGGCTTTTGGCGTATGAGTTCATGCCTCGTGGCAGCTTGGAAAATCATTTATTTAGGA GAGGGTCTTACTTCCAGCCTCTTTCTTGGAATCTCCGGTTGAAGGTTGCTCTGGGTGCTGCAAAAGGGCTTGCATTTCTTCATAGTGCTGAAAATAAAGTCATATATCGAGACTTCAAGACTTCTAACATTTTACTTGATTCG AAATACAATGCAAAGCTCTCTGATTTTGGGTTGGCCAAGGATGGTCCAACGGGTGATAAGAGTCATGTGTCTACCAGGGTTATGGGTACCTATGGATATGCAGCTCCAGAATATCTAGCCACAG GTCATTTGTCTGCGAAGAGTGATGTCTATAGCTTTGGAGTTGTTTTGTTGGAGATGTTATCCGGAAGGAGAGCAATTGATAAAAATCGGCCTTCAGGAGAACATAATCTTGTGGAATGGGCTAAACCCTATCTGGCAAACAAACGAAAGATTTTTCGTGTTCTAGACAATCGTCTTGAAGGGCAGTATTCAATGGATGTTGCCTATAAGGCAGCTACGCTTGCATTGCGTTGCCTATCCACAGAACCCAAGTTCCGGCCAAACACGGATGAGATTGAGACATTGTTAGAGCAGCTACAGGATTCCAAAGAAAATGGAAGCACTAACACCCCTTCAAGCAATGCACCCAGGATTCGTAGGCGAAGTGCAGATGATGCTAGTGGTGGAAGGAGTGCAGCTGCTTACCCTCGTCCCTCTGCTTCCCCTCTTTGTGCATGA
- the LOC110639403 gene encoding serine/threonine-protein kinase PCRK1, producing the protein MKCFHFTNGERREDEEGGGGGGGGGDVVSRVVSRVSWARSLSVASSSVDTRRSEFDSECNSSRDLSDSLGFYEFLSQRRANDLRVFTFAELKSATRGFSRALLIGEGGFGCVYRGVVRVPDYENDGLDSKMDVAIKQLNRHGFQGHKEWINEVNFLGVVKHPNLVKLVGYCAEDDERGMQRLLVYELMRNKSLEDHLLARAPTPLMWMTRLKIAQDAARGLAYLHEEMDFQLIFRDFKTSNVLLDEDFKAKLSDFGLARQGPPEGLGHVSTSVVGTVGYAAPEYVQTGRLTAKSDVWSFGVVLYELITGRRALERNLPRAEQKLLEWVRPYVSDSKKFHLIVDPRLEGQYCIKSAQKLAVLANKCLMKQPKSRPKMSEVVEMLGKIISETSSQDEVACEPVSEDEEVKEETSVDTDESIKQGNGYRKKVFDLREIVNLRNRSIGKLDWRNWTPGLVRTSE; encoded by the exons ATGAAGTGTTTTCATTTCACCAACGGGGAGCGGCGAGAGGACGAAGAGGGAGGCGGCGGCGGCGGAGGTGGAGGCGACGTCGTTTCAAGGGTGGTCTCCAGAGTGTCGTGGGCAAGGTCGTTGAGTGTGGCGTCGAGTAGTGTGGACACGAGGCGGTCTGAGTTTGACTCTGAGTGTAACTCGTCGAGGGACTTGTCGGACTCGCTCGGGTTCTATGAGTTCTTGTCTCAGCGGAGAGCTAATGATCTGCGAGTCTTCACTTTCGCGGAACTGAAATCGGCTACCCGAGGGTTCAGCAGAGCTCTATTGATCGGCGAGGGAGGATTTGGCTGTGTTTACAGAGGTGTTGTTAGGGTTCCTGATTATGAAAACGACGGTCTTGATTCTAAGATGGACGTTGCTATAAAGCAGTTGAATCGTCACGGTTTCCAg GGGCATAAGGAATGGATAAATGAGGTGAATTTCCTGGGTGTAGTTAAGCATCCGAATCTTGTCAAGTTAGTGGGATATTGTGCTGAAGATGATGAAAGAGGGATGCAACGGCTTCTAGTTTATGAGCTTATGCGTAACAAAAGCTTAGAGGATCATTTGTTGGCTCGAGCGCCAACCCCTCTTATGTGGATGACAAGATTGAAAATTGCCCAAGATGCAGCTCGTGGATTGGCATACCTCCATGAAGAAATGGATTTTCAG CTAATATTTCGAGATTTTAAAACATCAAATGTTCTGCTAGATGAGGACTTCAAGGCAAAGCTATCAGATTTTGGTTTGGCTAGGCAGGGACCTCCTGAAGGACTTGGACACGTTTCAACCTCT GTTGTGGGCACAGTTGGTTATGCAGCTCCAGAGTATGTTCAGACTGGCAGACTGACTGCAAAGAGTGATGTTTGGAGCTTTGGGGTGGTTCTCTATGAGCTTATCACGGGAAGGCGAGCACTTGAGAGAAACCTACCTCGGGCTGAGCAGAAACTTTTGGAATGGGTAAGACCATATGTATCAGATTCAAAGAAGTTCCACCTTATTGTTGACCCACGACTTGAAGGACAGTATTGCATCAAATCAGCTCAGAAACTAGCAGTTCTGGCAAACAAGTGTCTAATGAAACAGCCAAAATCCCGACCTAAAATGAGTGAGGTAGTAGAGATGCTTGGAAAAATCATCAGTGAGACATCATCTCAAGATGAAGTTGCCTGTGAACCTGTTTCAGAAGATGAAGAAGTTAAGGAAGAAACCTCCGTGGACACTGATGAGTCTATTAAACAAGGGAATGGATATCGGAAGAAGGTTTTTGATTTAAGAGAAATAGTCAACTTGAGGAACAGATCCATAGGGAAATTGGATTGGAGAAATTGGACACCTGGGTTGGTAAGAACTTCAGAATAG